In Trichocoleus desertorum NBK24, the following are encoded in one genomic region:
- a CDS encoding DUF3285 domain-containing protein has translation MNSDPLAVESLSVEPSVEAVTSPATDSTSDKMPSTPDTSPPPSYVKLAMRNMVRKRGKSIWHFTLTTVALLGVLVGLAYLTR, from the coding sequence ATGAATTCAGATCCTTTAGCTGTAGAATCGCTATCTGTAGAACCGTCAGTGGAAGCTGTGACTTCACCTGCCACTGACTCTACCAGTGACAAGATGCCATCAACGCCAGACACTTCTCCGCCCCCCAGTTATGTCAAACTGGCTATGCGTAACATGGTGCGCAAGCGCGGCAAATCTATCTGGCACTTTACCCTAACTACCGTGGCTTTGTTAGGGGTTTTGGTGGGTTTGGCATATCTCACTCGCTAA